CCAGATCCATCTGGTATTGCCGCATATTCACGCCGTAAGTGTCGATGATGATACCCCCTGCCCCGGGCACCTGTTCCTGCTGCATGACACAGCCGAACAGCGTCGCCATGCACAGCCCCATTGTCGCCAGGAAACCTAATCTCATTTGACGCACCTCTCGATATCTACTACGCCGCTCGCTCGTCTGTATCCATTCTGCTCGGAGCTGCTGTCGCCTTACTCATCATTAGGTTTAGTTGCTCGTAGAGTTGTGCGCCAGCGGCGACAAGGGAAATTCATGACTTTCAGGTCTGAAGAGTCTTCGGGCGAATGGGCACAGAAGGCGGGAAACCGGTTTCAGCGGTACTCTCAGCGGTACTCGTAGAACAGATGCAGTCGCTGGGTTTTGCCGCGGGCATCGAGCAGATTCACCACGCCCTGAAACTGCAGCAGGCGGCGGGTCTTGGTGTCGTACACAAGGGACAGCTTGCCGGCGAACAGGCGCAACAGTGCCTGCGCGAGATCGACCCGCAGGCACAATGGCGGGGTGGCGGGTTCAGAGCGGGAGGGTGTCGTGCCACTGGCGCAGGCAACACGGTGCGCACGCAATTTGATCGTGCGGCCGTGGGGCGGCGAGGCAAACTGGAATGTCAGCGACTGCCCCGCCTCCAGCTGCTGCCAGTGCGCGCGCACATAAGCATCGAAGCCGGCATCAATCACATCGACTTTGCGCGCCGCCAACAGCTCCTGTTCCCAGTTCGCTGTACCGCTCGCCCGGTAGCGCAGCAGCCACGCATCACCCTGCCGGCGCACCTCACGCTGTTCGCCGCTACGGAAATCCCTCTGCACCACCTGGGGTAACGGCGTACCGGCACTACCATGGCCGGCCGGCCCGTAAAGTACCTTCTTCGCGATACGCTGCCCCTGCGCGCTGTAGTAAAGGACGGTAGTTTTGTCGCCCTCGGTTGGCAGGAATAATTCGCAGTAGACCAGCGACTTGCTTTCAGGCGCGTAAGCGCGCCCGATCACCTGGGCCGGGCCATCGTAACCACAGGTGGAACCGCTCAGTGCCGCGGCAACGATCAGGCTAAACACATCGGGCTCCAAGGAAACAGGGCCGGCGTGCGAGGCCGGCAAACAGGGGGAGCAGCAGCGCCCAAACTACGGCCAGTACCGCGAGAGACACGGCCAGGGGTCGCTGCAGGTCCACGCTGCCGTTAAGCAGACTGCCACTCAGGTAACTGGCGGGGCCCGCCAGGGCACCGAGCGCAGCCGCAAGCCACAGGTTGCGCTGCAGGAATGCAAACGCGGTACGCAGTGCCGCGGCAAAGTTGAGCCACAGGCACAGTAACCAGAACGGCGGCACTGCCGCGAAATCGCGATTCTGCAGGACTCCCAGCTGGAACAGCATCGTATCCAGCGCCGCCCCGGCAATAAACACCACTGCCAGCCACAGCCACTGCCGCGCCGATCGATCGAGAAACCGGGCGTGCACGGCAAGGTTGAGCACCGTGACAGCGAGGACGATACCGGGCGCCGGCACCAGCACGCAGACAAACCATGCCAGCTGGAACAAGAGCGCGCTGGCGAGCGTGCGTCCCATCAATGCCACCGGAAAGCCGCCTTAAAGCGCCGGACTCGGGCAACGGGGCTTGGCGAAGACGAACTGCGCCGTACTGATCACCCGCTCCAGGAAGCCCCCCTCGCAATAGCAGAGGTAGAAATCCCACATATTGATAAAGCGCTGGTCAAAGCCCTGCTGGCGCACGGTATCGATACTGGCGCGGAAGGCCTGCCGCCAGGCGTTCAGGGTCTGCGCATAGTGGCGCGTGATATCCTCCAGCGCCACTATCTGCATATCGGTGTCCTCGGCAATATGCTGCGCGATTACCTGGTTCGAGGGCAGGCAGCCGCCGGGGAAGATATAGCGCTGGATAAAATCCACCTGCTTGCGGTAGCTGTCGAAACGCTGATCCGGGATGGTAATGGCCTGAATTACCATCAGGCCGTCATCCTTGAGCAGGCGGCTGCAGCGGGAGAAATACTCGCGATAATAGCGGTGGCCCACCGCCTCGATCATTTCGATGGAAACCAGTTTGTCGTATTCCCCGCTGAGGTCGCGATAGTCCTGTAGCAGCAGGGTAATTTTGTCCTCCAGACCCTCGCGCGCCACCAGGGCTTTGGCGTACTCGTACTGCTCGCGGGAAATGGTGGTGGTGGTTACCTGGCAGCCATAATGCCTGGCCGCATAAACCGCCATGCCACCCCAGCCGGTACCGATTTCCAGCAGGTGATCCGACGGCTGCAGGCGCAGCTTCTGGCAGATGCGCTCCAGCTTGTTCATTGACGCCTGCTCCAGCGTCGCCTCTGCTTGCGGAAATACCGCGGCTGAATACATCATGGTGGGATCGAGGAACAGCCGGAAGAAATCATTGCCCAGATCATAGTGGGCGGCGATGTTGCGGCGCGAGCCGCTGCGACTGTTGCCATTCAATGTGTGCAGCACTTTGAGCACGGCCTTGTGCGCAAAGCTCCAGCGGGAATCCAGATCCTGAATCAGATCCATATTGGCGACCATCACGCGGATCACTGCCACCAGGTCCGGCGAGCTCCAGCTGCCCTGCATATAGGCTTCGCCGGAGCCGATGGTGCCATTCAATAACACCTGCACATAGGTGTTGTCATCGTGCACGCGGATGGTGGCGCGCGGCACTGCCGGGGTTTCGGTATCACCGAACAAAAAGCGTTCACTGCCCTCTTCCACCGCCAGGCAGCCACTGCGAATCGCGGCGAGCTTGCCCAGTACCAGGCGCCGCGCGAGGCGGCTGAGCCAGTTTGGACGGACGGCCGCCGGGGGTGCGGTAATTGCATTGTTAACGGATTTCATCGGCGTTTTGCTCCTGCTTCGACCCGAACGCGATACTTCGGATGTGAAAAAATCGGCACGCGTTTGAGCCACAACCTTAATGCCTGCCAGTAAATAGCGCTGATCACTTTTACGGTCATCAGCGGGTAGCGGATCAATGTACGATGCAGGGTGGCAGCGGATATTTCCTGCCGCTGCAACCTCAGCACCGCTTCGAACACTCGCTCGTCACCCTGGAAATTCTGTAGCCGCGCTGTCAGCGCTTCACCCGGCGTGTTACTACGCCAGCGGTACTGCTGGTCCATCGGCATAAACGGCGAGACATGAAATGCCTTGTCGAATTCGGCACG
This region of Microbulbifer sp. SAOS-129_SWC genomic DNA includes:
- a CDS encoding DUF2878 domain-containing protein; translation: MGRTLASALLFQLAWFVCVLVPAPGIVLAVTVLNLAVHARFLDRSARQWLWLAVVFIAGAALDTMLFQLGVLQNRDFAAVPPFWLLCLWLNFAAALRTAFAFLQRNLWLAAALGALAGPASYLSGSLLNGSVDLQRPLAVSLAVLAVVWALLLPLFAGLARRPCFLGARCV
- a CDS encoding cyclopropane-fatty-acyl-phospholipid synthase family protein translates to MKSVNNAITAPPAAVRPNWLSRLARRLVLGKLAAIRSGCLAVEEGSERFLFGDTETPAVPRATIRVHDDNTYVQVLLNGTIGSGEAYMQGSWSSPDLVAVIRVMVANMDLIQDLDSRWSFAHKAVLKVLHTLNGNSRSGSRRNIAAHYDLGNDFFRLFLDPTMMYSAAVFPQAEATLEQASMNKLERICQKLRLQPSDHLLEIGTGWGGMAVYAARHYGCQVTTTTISREQYEYAKALVAREGLEDKITLLLQDYRDLSGEYDKLVSIEMIEAVGHRYYREYFSRCSRLLKDDGLMVIQAITIPDQRFDSYRKQVDFIQRYIFPGGCLPSNQVIAQHIAEDTDMQIVALEDITRHYAQTLNAWRQAFRASIDTVRQQGFDQRFINMWDFYLCYCEGGFLERVISTAQFVFAKPRCPSPAL